One genomic region from Leifsonia poae encodes:
- a CDS encoding alpha/beta fold hydrolase — MTEKNEVSPEFAAATTTAQFVEINGNRLAVEVLGPEDAPVIIAHHGAPGLGSRAEPRASFGRLADEYRVVVFDARGSGESEGSGEFSHEQWAADIDALREWAGAESIIMAGGSYGGFMAMEYATRYPERVRALVLRDTAADNTHAELSRANALASDRVVVDMDKFDRIDDGRVRDDDDLRDCWREILPLYDFVYDPAAVERKVAATPYRYEAHNYAFSKNLPNYDLKGVLPGITAPTLVTVGRTDWITPVSCSETIAALIPDARLAVFEKSGHSPQIEEAEAWTATVRTFLAEVVPTAPNVATRE; from the coding sequence GTGACCGAGAAGAACGAGGTGTCGCCCGAATTCGCGGCCGCCACCACCACCGCCCAGTTCGTGGAGATCAACGGGAACCGCCTCGCCGTCGAGGTGCTGGGGCCGGAGGACGCGCCTGTGATCATCGCCCACCACGGGGCGCCCGGCCTCGGGTCTCGCGCAGAGCCGCGCGCGAGCTTCGGCCGCCTCGCCGACGAGTACCGGGTCGTGGTGTTCGATGCGCGTGGCTCGGGCGAGAGCGAAGGCTCGGGCGAGTTCAGCCACGAACAGTGGGCCGCCGACATCGACGCCCTGCGCGAATGGGCCGGCGCCGAGAGCATCATCATGGCGGGCGGATCCTATGGCGGGTTCATGGCGATGGAGTACGCCACCCGGTATCCGGAGAGGGTGCGGGCGCTCGTGCTGCGCGACACCGCGGCGGACAACACTCATGCGGAGCTCTCCCGCGCGAACGCTCTGGCCTCCGATCGGGTCGTCGTCGACATGGACAAGTTCGACCGCATCGACGATGGTCGGGTGCGCGACGACGATGACCTGCGCGACTGCTGGCGCGAGATCCTGCCCCTGTACGACTTCGTGTACGACCCCGCGGCGGTCGAGCGCAAGGTCGCGGCGACACCATACCGATATGAAGCGCACAATTACGCCTTCTCGAAGAACCTGCCGAACTATGATCTGAAGGGGGTTCTTCCTGGCATCACGGCGCCGACACTGGTGACCGTCGGCCGCACAGACTGGATCACGCCGGTGTCGTGCAGCGAGACGATCGCGGCGCTGATCCCGGATGCACGGCTCGCGGTGTTCGAGAAATCGGGTCACTCTCCCCAGATCGAGGAGGCGGAAGCATGGACGGCCACCGTTCGGACATTCCTGGCCGAGGTCGTTCCGACAGCGCCGAACGTGGCGACCCGGGAGTGA
- a CDS encoding isochorismatase family protein — MRGRHDRGRLPPGAEDRQSDLPHPQRAGCARVLDLRGRTEAGSTVHNLLDEHGIDSVDIVGIATDYCVRASALDALAQGQHVRVLTDLVAGVAQASSEAALAELVHAGAELAVSAQDA; from the coding sequence CTGCGTGGCCGGCACGACCGGGGCCGACTACCACCCGGCGCTGAAGACCGGCAAAGTGACTTACCACATCCGCAAAGGGCAGGGTGTGCCCGCGTACTCGATCTTCGAGGGCGGACCGAAGCCGGCTCCACTGTGCACAACCTGCTCGACGAGCACGGGATCGACAGCGTGGACATCGTGGGCATCGCCACGGACTACTGCGTTCGCGCCTCTGCCCTGGATGCGCTTGCGCAGGGACAGCACGTCCGCGTGCTCACCGACCTGGTGGCCGGGGTGGCGCAGGCATCGTCCGAGGCAGCCCTGGCGGAGCTTGTGCACGCCGGTGCAGAGCTCGCAGTTTCTGCACAAGATGCATAG
- a CDS encoding biotin/lipoyl-containing protein, which yields MAEITFTLPDLGEGLHEATVLEWLVAEGDFVERNAPLVEVETTKSAVELPSPQSGTIAHVHVAEGESLDVGAALITFTVSDDQAGIVGTVPTEESPVRRVRLQLPED from the coding sequence GTGGCTGAGATCACGTTCACCCTGCCCGATCTGGGGGAGGGACTGCACGAGGCGACCGTGCTGGAATGGCTGGTGGCCGAAGGGGACTTCGTGGAGCGCAATGCGCCGCTCGTCGAAGTGGAGACCACCAAATCGGCGGTCGAACTTCCCTCGCCGCAGTCGGGCACCATCGCGCATGTCCACGTGGCCGAGGGCGAATCGCTCGACGTCGGAGCCGCGCTCATCACCTTCACGGTGAGCGACGACCAGGCGGGGATCGTCGGCACCGTCCCCACCGAGGAGTCGCCCGTGCGCCGGGTGCGGCTGCAACTGCCCGAGGACTGA
- a CDS encoding D-alanyl-D-alanine carboxypeptidase/D-alanyl-D-alanine-endopeptidase: MRETDQPDPGLPSGTDPDSASTPTTGVPTTRAARKAADHTGTPAVEKGSGLSGVLTAIRRHPRAWIIAAASAGFVILGAGSVAVGATVGSANASGVPSARPSATATKTPKPTVAPARPVPADAPAASRMRTCSVAGLSQDGRLGTLSAQVVNAKTGEVLFDRNGTKPGPTASVLKTLTSAAALQVLGPDYRVSTTVVKGSAPGQIVLVGGGDVTLSRLPDGQNSFYTGAPKIQDLATQVKQALGGQAITSIVVDTSLFGGPVWQPSWDEQEERVVEGSTSYITALQVDGDRNDPTAIESPRSTDPVGRAVQYFQQYLGTDVPVSQGTAPAGAQQLAAVQSQPVTTLIDQAMKVSDNTIMEELARLVAIKTGAGNTFAAENAGVIAALKPYGIDTTGIHIADGSGLSADNAVPPSYLTRLFVKVLNRQNGLGVVYDGLPVSGESGTLGPGYARFTGANAVARGAVHAKTGWIDNGYTLSGIVTAADGTPLTFAVFALGNVSDNAKQAIDTLVTGFYKCGDNLSNN, from the coding sequence ATGCGCGAAACGGACCAGCCCGACCCTGGCCTGCCGAGCGGCACCGACCCCGACTCGGCGAGCACCCCCACCACCGGCGTTCCGACGACCCGTGCCGCCCGCAAGGCCGCCGACCACACGGGCACCCCGGCAGTGGAGAAAGGCTCCGGGCTGAGCGGCGTGCTCACCGCGATCCGCCGGCATCCGCGGGCCTGGATCATCGCCGCGGCATCCGCCGGGTTCGTCATCCTCGGCGCCGGGAGCGTAGCGGTCGGTGCGACGGTCGGGAGTGCGAACGCCTCCGGGGTCCCCTCGGCCCGCCCGAGCGCGACGGCGACGAAGACCCCGAAACCGACGGTCGCGCCGGCCCGGCCGGTTCCGGCCGACGCCCCAGCGGCGAGCCGGATGCGGACCTGTTCTGTGGCCGGGCTCTCACAGGACGGCCGGCTCGGCACTTTGTCCGCACAGGTCGTCAATGCCAAGACCGGTGAGGTGCTGTTCGACCGGAATGGCACGAAGCCGGGGCCGACCGCCAGCGTTCTGAAAACGCTGACGTCGGCGGCGGCGCTGCAGGTGCTCGGTCCCGACTACCGTGTCTCCACGACGGTGGTCAAGGGCAGCGCGCCCGGGCAGATCGTCCTCGTCGGTGGCGGCGATGTGACACTCTCCCGGCTGCCAGACGGCCAGAACTCGTTCTACACGGGCGCACCGAAGATCCAGGATCTCGCCACCCAGGTGAAGCAGGCGCTGGGAGGTCAGGCGATCACCTCGATCGTCGTCGACACCTCCCTCTTCGGCGGTCCGGTCTGGCAGCCCAGCTGGGACGAGCAGGAGGAGCGTGTGGTGGAGGGGTCCACCTCCTACATCACGGCTCTGCAGGTCGACGGCGACCGGAACGATCCCACCGCCATCGAGTCGCCGCGCAGCACCGATCCGGTCGGGCGCGCGGTGCAGTACTTCCAGCAGTACCTCGGCACGGACGTGCCGGTCAGTCAGGGCACGGCCCCGGCGGGCGCCCAACAGCTCGCCGCGGTGCAATCGCAGCCGGTCACCACGCTCATCGACCAGGCGATGAAGGTGTCGGACAACACGATCATGGAGGAGCTGGCGCGTCTCGTCGCCATCAAGACCGGGGCCGGCAACACCTTCGCCGCCGAGAACGCCGGCGTGATCGCCGCTCTCAAGCCGTACGGGATCGACACGACAGGCATCCACATCGCCGACGGGTCGGGGCTGAGCGCCGACAACGCGGTGCCGCCGTCGTATCTGACGCGACTGTTCGTCAAAGTGCTGAACCGCCAGAACGGGCTGGGCGTCGTCTACGACGGGCTGCCGGTCTCCGGCGAGTCCGGAACGCTCGGCCCGGGATACGCCCGGTTCACCGGCGCGAACGCAGTGGCACGCGGAGCGGTGCACGCCAAGACCGGTTGGATCGACAACGGCTACACCCTGTCGGGCATCGTCACGGCCGCCGACGGCACGCCGTTGACGTTCGCGGTCTTCGCCCTCGGTAACGTGAGTGACAACGCGAAACAGGCCATCGACACCCTCGTCACCGGCTTCTACAAGTGCGGTGACAATCTCTCCAACAACTGA
- a CDS encoding NAD-dependent succinate-semialdehyde dehydrogenase, giving the protein MDENALLAAVPDRLFIGGRWVPGSAGLLTVSDPATGREIKSIANASVEDGAAALDAAVAAADAWAATAPRARGEILRRAFDLVQQRRDEFALLMTLEMGKPLAEANGEVTYGGEFLRWFGEEAVRISGRYGTNPEGTGRMIVSQHPVGPCFLITPWNFPLAMATRKIAPALAAGCTVVVKPAELTPLTTLYFAKLLEDAGLPAGVLNVITTSTSGRVSAPIIADPRLRKLSFTGSTEVGRRLLQQASENVLRTSMELGGNAPFIVFDDADLDKAVEGALLAKFRNIGEACTAANRFIVHESVADEFAARVAERVKGMRLGRGTDDGVTIGPLINQEAVDKVAALLDDAVARGASVLTGGSRVHRAGTFFEPTVVTDVRPGSDILREEIFGPVLSIVRFADEDEAVRVANDTEFGLVSYVFTRDLARGQRMIDRLQTGMMGLNVGVVSNAAAPFGGVKQSGLGREGGLEGIHEYLSTKYTLTPDPFGV; this is encoded by the coding sequence ATGGATGAGAACGCTCTGCTCGCGGCCGTGCCCGACCGGCTGTTCATCGGCGGCCGTTGGGTGCCGGGGAGTGCCGGCCTGCTGACCGTGAGCGATCCGGCGACGGGTCGAGAGATCAAGTCCATCGCGAACGCTTCGGTCGAGGACGGTGCCGCCGCCCTCGACGCAGCGGTGGCGGCTGCGGATGCGTGGGCGGCGACGGCGCCGCGGGCCCGGGGGGAGATCCTGCGGCGGGCGTTCGACCTCGTGCAGCAGAGGCGGGATGAGTTCGCATTGCTGATGACGCTGGAGATGGGGAAGCCCCTGGCGGAGGCCAACGGCGAGGTCACCTACGGCGGCGAGTTCCTGCGCTGGTTCGGCGAGGAGGCGGTGCGCATCTCGGGTCGGTACGGGACGAACCCGGAGGGCACCGGGCGCATGATCGTGTCTCAGCATCCGGTCGGTCCGTGCTTTCTGATCACGCCGTGGAACTTCCCGTTGGCCATGGCGACGAGGAAGATCGCGCCGGCGCTGGCGGCCGGGTGCACCGTCGTCGTGAAGCCGGCGGAACTGACGCCGCTCACCACCCTGTACTTCGCGAAACTGCTCGAGGATGCCGGACTCCCCGCCGGCGTGCTGAACGTGATCACGACGTCGACCTCCGGACGGGTGTCGGCTCCGATCATCGCCGATCCGCGTCTGCGCAAGCTCTCGTTCACCGGTTCCACCGAGGTCGGCCGCCGACTGCTGCAGCAGGCCTCCGAGAACGTCTTGCGCACCTCGATGGAGCTCGGCGGCAATGCTCCGTTCATCGTCTTCGACGACGCCGACCTCGACAAAGCCGTCGAGGGAGCGCTGTTGGCCAAATTCCGTAACATCGGCGAGGCCTGCACCGCGGCCAACCGATTCATCGTGCACGAGTCGGTGGCCGACGAGTTCGCGGCCCGAGTCGCCGAGCGGGTCAAGGGGATGCGCCTCGGCCGGGGAACGGACGACGGCGTGACCATCGGACCGCTCATCAACCAGGAGGCCGTGGACAAGGTCGCCGCACTGTTGGACGACGCGGTCGCCCGGGGCGCATCCGTGCTCACCGGCGGTTCGCGGGTTCACCGGGCCGGAACCTTCTTCGAGCCGACCGTCGTCACGGATGTGCGGCCGGGCAGCGACATCCTGCGGGAGGAGATCTTCGGCCCGGTGCTCTCGATCGTGCGGTTCGCCGACGAGGACGAGGCGGTGCGGGTGGCGAACGACACGGAGTTCGGCCTCGTCAGCTACGTCTTCACACGCGACCTGGCGCGCGGGCAGCGGATGATCGACCGCCTGCAGACCGGGATGATGGGCCTCAATGTTGGTGTCGTCTCCAATGCGGCAGCGCCCTTCGGCGGGGTCAAACAGTCCGGCCTCGGTCGCGAGGGCGGGTTGGAGGGCATCCACGAGTACCTCTCCACGAAGTACACCCTCACGCCAGACCCGTTCGGAGTCTGA
- a CDS encoding Lrp/AsnC family transcriptional regulator, producing the protein MAIDRLDADLIALLTDEPRLGVFEASRRLGVARGTVQARLDRLQRSGVIRDFAPTIDSGALGYPVTAFVTAEIAQGDRDVTVVEHLRTIPEVLEVHTITGSGDLMIRAVARSNADLQRVIDRIVGDPNITRTSTVIALSTKIDHRSVPLVAASVES; encoded by the coding sequence ATGGCGATCGACAGACTGGATGCCGACCTCATCGCGCTCCTCACCGACGAGCCCCGGCTCGGGGTGTTCGAGGCTTCCCGGCGGCTGGGTGTCGCGCGCGGGACGGTGCAGGCGCGGCTCGATCGACTTCAGCGCTCCGGCGTCATCCGGGATTTCGCGCCGACGATCGACAGCGGTGCGCTCGGCTATCCGGTCACGGCGTTCGTGACGGCCGAGATCGCGCAGGGCGATCGCGATGTGACGGTGGTCGAGCACCTTCGCACGATCCCCGAGGTGCTCGAAGTGCATACCATCACCGGCTCCGGCGATCTGATGATCCGCGCCGTCGCCCGGTCGAACGCCGATCTGCAGCGGGTGATCGACCGGATCGTCGGCGACCCGAACATCACCCGAACATCCACCGTCATCGCGCTGTCGACGAAGATCGACCACCGGTCGGTGCCCCTCGTCGCCGCCTCGGTCGAGTCGTGA
- a CDS encoding Lrp/AsnC family transcriptional regulator, which produces MDGHRSDIPGRGRSDSAERGDPGVKSHSELDDLDRKIIVAMQHDGRASWTAIADMVESSAATVARRGQQLLADGVVRIAVVPALGSTGEVDSFLVRLNCRPGTQLEVAAALVEHEDVRFVTLVTGQYDIMAELVVRGGATHYPQLIQQLQSIAGIKRWRSDLIMHVYKVGHDWSRQLFAETMHLPSDELGSLTLVDSDLCEPDHLDEADLKILSAVRDDGRVTFQAVADQVGMNESSVRRRFDRMRSNGCLDVLTLVPAPALGMGAETLLLVKVDPGRLDAVARALSQYPAVRYLAATLDENSLFCELIMPSARDLYGFVTQAVATLDGVQGWTASMELLFLKRGFVETPWWRSQVGYPGGAHSQRG; this is translated from the coding sequence ATGGACGGCCACCGTTCGGACATTCCTGGCCGAGGTCGTTCCGACAGCGCCGAACGTGGCGACCCGGGAGTGAAGTCGCACAGCGAACTCGACGATCTCGACCGCAAGATCATCGTCGCCATGCAGCACGACGGCCGCGCGAGCTGGACGGCCATCGCCGACATGGTCGAGAGTTCGGCCGCCACCGTCGCCCGCCGCGGTCAGCAGTTGCTCGCCGACGGTGTCGTGCGGATCGCGGTGGTGCCCGCACTCGGCAGCACCGGCGAGGTCGACTCGTTCCTCGTGCGCCTGAATTGCCGCCCGGGAACCCAGCTCGAGGTGGCGGCGGCGCTCGTCGAGCACGAGGACGTGCGGTTCGTCACCCTGGTGACGGGCCAATACGACATCATGGCCGAGCTGGTCGTCCGCGGTGGTGCGACGCACTACCCGCAGCTGATCCAGCAGCTGCAGTCGATCGCCGGCATCAAGCGCTGGCGCAGCGATCTGATCATGCACGTCTACAAGGTCGGTCACGACTGGAGCCGGCAGTTGTTCGCCGAGACAATGCACTTGCCGTCAGACGAGCTGGGCTCGCTGACACTCGTCGACTCCGATCTGTGCGAGCCCGACCATCTCGATGAGGCAGATCTGAAGATCCTGTCCGCCGTACGTGACGACGGTCGCGTGACTTTTCAGGCCGTGGCCGATCAGGTGGGCATGAATGAGAGCAGCGTGCGCCGGCGCTTCGACCGGATGCGCAGCAACGGTTGCCTCGATGTGCTCACCCTGGTTCCCGCCCCCGCGCTCGGCATGGGCGCGGAGACTCTGCTGCTCGTGAAGGTGGACCCGGGACGACTGGATGCGGTGGCGCGGGCGCTGTCGCAGTACCCTGCCGTTCGCTATCTCGCGGCGACACTGGATGAGAACTCGTTGTTCTGCGAGCTGATCATGCCCTCGGCCCGTGACCTCTACGGGTTCGTCACCCAGGCGGTCGCGACGCTCGACGGGGTGCAGGGCTGGACGGCTTCGATGGAGCTGCTGTTCCTCAAGCGTGGCTTCGTGGAGACGCCGTGGTGGCGGTCTCAGGTCGGCTACCCGGGTGGCGCTCACAGTCAACGCGGGTAA
- a CDS encoding thiamine pyrophosphate-dependent enzyme, translating to MTLTTSDRSAPGAFGDDEAALLRRLYRTMVTVRRLDLDGVAMQRQGIIPGYAPMRGQEAAQVGSAAALDLALDFAFPTYRELGVAVTMGVDPVAYLASHQGAWHGGMWNAAASRLAPINAVVGGAVAHAVGWALGAKLDRSGGCAIAYFGDGASSQGDVHEAMNTAGVSRLPVVFFCQNNGWAISVPTDKQVAGGSVAARGAAYGMPGVRVDGNDVLAVHRATRDALELARSGGGPTVIEAMTYRSGPHSTSDDPGRYRTLAEEQSWLARDPLVLAEHLLRETDTVDDGFFAEVSDTANALTDRVRAGVAALGGRPGEEMFDFVFADPPAALLGQRRAWKESRHG from the coding sequence ATGACCCTGACCACTTCCGACCGGAGCGCGCCTGGCGCGTTCGGCGACGACGAAGCGGCGTTGCTGCGCCGGCTGTACCGGACGATGGTGACGGTTCGTCGGCTCGACCTCGACGGAGTCGCGATGCAGCGGCAGGGGATCATTCCCGGCTACGCTCCGATGCGCGGGCAGGAGGCCGCCCAGGTGGGCAGCGCCGCCGCCCTCGATCTCGCCCTCGACTTCGCGTTCCCCACGTACCGGGAGCTCGGCGTCGCGGTCACCATGGGTGTCGACCCCGTCGCCTATCTGGCCTCGCATCAGGGCGCCTGGCACGGCGGGATGTGGAATGCGGCCGCCTCGCGCCTCGCGCCCATCAATGCGGTCGTCGGCGGCGCAGTGGCCCACGCGGTCGGCTGGGCGCTCGGCGCGAAGCTCGACCGCTCCGGCGGGTGCGCGATCGCCTACTTCGGCGACGGAGCCAGCTCGCAGGGCGATGTGCACGAAGCCATGAACACGGCGGGAGTCTCCCGGCTGCCGGTGGTCTTCTTCTGCCAGAACAACGGCTGGGCGATCTCCGTGCCCACAGACAAGCAGGTGGCCGGCGGCTCGGTCGCCGCGCGCGGCGCCGCATACGGGATGCCCGGGGTGCGTGTCGACGGAAACGATGTCCTCGCCGTGCACCGCGCCACCCGCGACGCCCTCGAACTCGCCCGCTCGGGCGGCGGCCCGACGGTGATCGAGGCGATGACGTACCGTTCCGGGCCGCATTCGACGTCGGACGACCCCGGCCGCTATCGCACTCTCGCGGAGGAGCAGAGCTGGCTGGCCCGCGACCCGCTCGTCCTCGCGGAGCACCTCCTGCGAGAGACCGACACCGTGGATGACGGCTTCTTCGCGGAGGTCTCCGACACCGCGAACGCCCTCACCGATCGTGTTCGGGCCGGCGTCGCCGCGCTGGGCGGCCGACCGGGTGAGGAGATGTTCGACTTCGTGTTCGCCGATCCGCCGGCCGCGCTTCTCGGTCAACGACGCGCCTGGAAGGAGAGCCGGCATGGCTGA
- a CDS encoding alpha/beta fold hydrolase has protein sequence MDFALTTDGNRIAYERHPGRDPVLLVHGFATTGALTWEATGWVRALAEAGRGALVVDLRGHGASSAPHSPADYSPALLAGDLLAVLDAEALERVDAMGYSMGSWVALALVELAPGRVRRLVVGGVGTVEQFGHWGVDAVRSALLDGIGDAALAQSPLAPLLASLRQAPGVDALALAACVSGMAAHPLLLTSTVPTMLVVGDADPVTAGREEAADALHAELVVLPKRNHVTTLSARGFKQAALPFLEAADSL, from the coding sequence GTGGACTTCGCGCTCACGACGGACGGGAACCGGATCGCATACGAACGGCATCCGGGCCGCGACCCCGTGCTGCTCGTGCACGGATTCGCCACCACCGGTGCGCTCACCTGGGAGGCGACCGGATGGGTGCGGGCGCTCGCCGAGGCCGGCCGCGGCGCCCTCGTCGTCGACCTGCGCGGGCACGGCGCCAGCTCGGCCCCACACTCGCCCGCCGACTATTCGCCCGCTCTGCTCGCGGGCGACCTGCTCGCCGTGCTCGACGCCGAAGCACTCGAGCGGGTCGACGCGATGGGCTACTCCATGGGCAGTTGGGTCGCACTCGCGCTCGTCGAGCTCGCGCCGGGGCGGGTGCGGCGTCTCGTCGTCGGCGGCGTGGGAACGGTCGAACAGTTCGGGCATTGGGGCGTCGACGCCGTGCGTTCTGCTCTCCTCGACGGCATCGGTGACGCTGCGCTGGCCCAGTCGCCGTTGGCGCCCTTGCTCGCTTCGCTCCGGCAGGCTCCCGGTGTGGACGCCCTCGCGCTCGCGGCGTGCGTCTCGGGTATGGCCGCGCATCCGCTGCTGCTCACATCGACAGTGCCGACCATGCTGGTGGTCGGTGACGCGGATCCCGTGACCGCGGGCCGGGAGGAGGCCGCGGACGCGCTGCATGCCGAGCTCGTCGTGCTTCCGAAACGGAACCACGTCACCACGTTGAGCGCCCGAGGGTTCAAACAGGCTGCGCTGCCCTTCTTGGAGGCCGCTGACAGCCTGTAG
- a CDS encoding alpha-ketoacid dehydrogenase subunit beta has product MAETTTMQLALNRALDDSLAADDRTLVFGEDVGRLGGVFRVTDGLNAKYGDDRVFDTTLAEAGIMGMAVGLAMAGWRPVPEIQFDGFSYPAIDQIVNQVARMHYRSRGAFTMPITLRLPSFGGIRAPEHHGESLEALFAHVPGLKVVAPSTPVEAYTLLRQAIDDPDPVIFLEPKSRYWNKVVVDDADWGERLPVGTSRIVRPGKHVTLIAWGAMVARCLQAAELGAEDGVEIEVLDLRWLKPIDADGLAASVARTRRAVVVHEAPLTAGLGAEVSSLITERCFGELRAPVQRVAGWDVPYPSPVLEDEYLPSIDRILQAVQKTLEYRRG; this is encoded by the coding sequence ATGGCTGAGACCACGACGATGCAGCTCGCGCTCAACCGCGCACTCGACGACTCACTCGCCGCCGACGATCGCACGCTCGTGTTCGGCGAGGACGTCGGCCGGCTCGGCGGTGTCTTCCGGGTGACCGATGGGCTGAATGCGAAGTACGGCGATGATCGAGTGTTCGACACCACTCTCGCCGAGGCGGGCATCATGGGCATGGCGGTCGGCCTGGCGATGGCCGGCTGGCGGCCGGTGCCCGAGATCCAGTTCGACGGCTTCTCGTATCCGGCGATCGACCAGATCGTGAACCAGGTCGCCCGCATGCACTACCGCAGCCGCGGTGCCTTCACGATGCCGATCACGCTGCGACTGCCGAGCTTCGGCGGCATCCGGGCCCCCGAACACCACGGCGAGAGCCTGGAAGCGCTGTTCGCGCATGTACCCGGCCTCAAGGTGGTGGCGCCGTCGACCCCGGTGGAGGCTTACACCCTGCTGCGGCAGGCGATCGACGACCCCGATCCCGTCATTTTCCTGGAACCGAAGTCGCGCTACTGGAACAAGGTCGTCGTCGACGACGCCGACTGGGGGGAACGGCTTCCTGTCGGCACCTCCCGCATCGTGCGTCCGGGCAAACACGTCACCCTGATCGCCTGGGGCGCCATGGTCGCTCGGTGTCTTCAGGCGGCGGAACTCGGCGCCGAAGACGGCGTCGAGATCGAGGTGCTCGACCTGCGCTGGCTGAAGCCGATCGACGCCGACGGGCTCGCCGCATCCGTGGCCCGCACCCGCCGTGCCGTCGTCGTGCACGAGGCGCCGCTGACCGCCGGCCTCGGGGCCGAGGTGAGTTCACTCATCACCGAGCGCTGCTTCGGTGAGCTGCGCGCTCCGGTGCAGCGCGTCGCCGGGTGGGATGTGCCGTACCCGTCTCCCGTTTTGGAAGACGAGTACCTGCCCAGCATCGACCGCATCCTGCAGGCCGTTCAGAAGACATTGGAGTACCGCCGTGGCTGA